A window of Brevinema andersonii genomic DNA:
ATTTTTATTGATAATAAATTAAGCAGCCTAGCAGTAAAAGAGTCGAAAACTAATTTTTATTTTTCCGGGCCTGCCGATAAACGCCTTATCGAAACATTGATCCACGAAACATATCACAGTTACTTTCCGGGATTATTACGGCATGATCCGACAGATGGCCTTTTCATTGAAAGTCTTGTGCAGTATATGACGTGGTCTGTCATTAAGGAACTTGACCCCCTCTGGGCTAAGAATATACAAAAAAGAAATCGATTTCTTTTACAAAATTTAGCAATTCAAAATTCTGAGAATTATTTATGGGATTTTCTTTTTAATACGAGCATACTTATTGCAAGTTTCGAAAATTCATCATTCAGCAGTTTTGAGCTTGCAGACACCCTCGTTGAAAAATACCGCTATATTACATTTAACAAACAGGATCTCATTGAAACTGCTTCACTTCACCGCTCTTCTGAAGAAAGCGGAGAATCAAACAAAATAAATTCAGAGTTACTTAAACTCACAAACCAAAAGCAATTCTTTAACAGTTCTATCAGTGCCATCGCAACAAATTTTATTATTACCATTACTAATAAAAGTATCGGCAGAAAGAAAAAAATATGGACCATACCTGTAGAAACGACAGTTTTACAAATTGAACATAACTATCCCCAAGAATGGCAAGGACAACTGACTTGGATAAAAAATGATAAAACAAATACGATTTCTCTGCTTATTCCAAAAGATTCGGTATGGATTACAAATCTGCCAGGAAATATTTCTCAAGCATTTATCCAATCCGATTTAGATCCTATGGAATTATATTTAGCAGATAATATTTTAGATCCTTCATCGGATCAAGGTTACCAGCTGATCAATTTACTCAATAAAAGCAAAAACCTCGACACGCATCCTAAAATTGAATTCACAGAAAACACTTTACAAAAAATAAAAAGTTTGAAAGAAAAAAATTTTTTATTTTCATGGGATAATACTGTTAATACAGGAAAATCCACAACAGAAATGTTTATTTTGGACACACAGAATAATAAAAAAGGATACATTCAAATAATCTTTAATAAGGAAAATGATAATTTCAAAATTCTTGAAATTATTGATCCTTTAAAAATAAATGACCCAGAGTAAATATCCTTGAATAAACTACTTTTAGCTTATATATTTTTATAAGATTTGATAAAGATTTATACATCTAAAATTAACAAAATTAACATTATAGTACTTATGGATTTATGCGTTTTTATGAGCTCAGCAAAATAAAAGATCATATAATACAATTTTAATAATATAGCAATAAAGACTGCTTAAATTAAGCAGTCTTTATTATTTCTAGTTACCTGCAGCTTGCTGCTGTTGATTTGTAGTTGCATCTTCAGAAACTTGTTTTAATTTCAGAAGATTTCTTCTTAAAAGTAACTCTTCAGCTAGCTTCTGAGAAATAGAAACTCTTTTATTAATAGCTTCTGTAGAAATAATATGCCAAATCGCTTCATCATCTATATCTGCATCTTCTCGATAAACAGCATAATCATAATCCATAGTTACATCTTTTACATAAGTAATAAAATACTGACTATCTTGACCTTCAGGTTTATAAAAAGCTAAAGAATCAAATTTAACATAAGGTAAAGAATAAGGATATAAAGGATTTTTAGTTGGTGTCCAATCATTAACATCTTCTAAATAATAAGGATTATGCCATCCAAGACGTCTCCAACCTTCATAATATAAAGATCCCATACCAAATTCTATTAATTGATTAAATTCATTCCGAACTCGAATTCCTGCATTATATTTAAAATTAAGACCATACATCCATGATTGAACAGATCTTATTTGGCCAACATTAACTAACAATCCTATAGCCAAACCATTATCCTTGTTATTATCATCTTGCGAAACAAATTTTCCATCGGTATAAGTTGGTGAAAAATAAAAAGGTTTAGTCACAGTAGCCCAAAATGCATTCTTCCAAGGATGAAAATTTAAACGAATACCTAGTACGTTACCATATTGTTTGCTAGGAGTATTTTTCGTCAAAGAATCTTTATCATTTTCAACTGTTTTGGATGACGCATTCAAAACAACTCTCCAATTTTCTAGATTCCAATCATCTGCTTCAAATTTGAAATCAGGCCATCCTCCGTTACGGATATCTAACTCAGGTTTTTCTGCAACAATCTGCTCATAAACTTCTTGATCTTTCTCCATAACCTGACGAATATTATCGTTGTAGGTCGTAAAATCAATCAAGGTGCTTTCGATTGCATTTATTGGCACAAAGACACCAAGAGCTAACATAAACGAAATGACAATTTTTACTTGTCTCATAGTCCTCTCCTTAGGAAATTTTACCTATCCTTTGTATTTTTTTTCGGTTAATAATACTTTTTTCAAGCAATATATTGTATTTTGCTATTTTTTTTATATATTGTCAAGAAAAATAATATTTTTTCCTTAAAAATATTTCGGAAACTAAACCTTTAAAAGTTTAATATTTTTAGAAAAATTTTCTATATTTTTCTCGTATACAAAATTACTGAACATAATTATAGAGAGCAAGAGAATTTAAAATTTATTTTTCAAATTAATTCCTTTATCAAGCAACATATCATTCCAGTACAATCCATTTAGACCACCCTCAACAAGAAAATATACCATTTCAACACTTGTATTTTCCTTCAATGTTTTAAATAACAATTTCATATCTGTATCGATATTATCATTTTGAAGATCTCTTACAAAAAAACTGTTCCAATCGAGCACTAAATTTTTCATCTGGCTGTCGTGATAAATTCCCAAAATTTGAGATTCAGAAGAAAAAGGAATTTTTGCATCATAATTTAAACCTCCAGAAATATAAAGACGCACTAATGCTTGAAGTGGACTTTCAAATTGTAAAGGTTTAATTCTCCGTCTTTCATGTAAAAATTTGCTGTTATTTTTGTTTTGGTAATAAAAAGTATTTGTTGCAGCAACAATAAAAACTAAACGTATAACAGTAAATAAAACAAATCCAATAAAAACAAAAAATGATTCTTTTTTAAAACGGTATAACAAAAATTTTAATTTTGCTGCAATTTTTTTAAAAATATTCATCGAGTGAATCCTTCAGTTTTATTATACTCTTCGATAAACCGAGAAACTCCTCTAAAAATTCCTTCAGCCAGATTATTTTGATAATCCTCAGATTTGAGTTTTAGGCTTTCTGAAGGACTGGACATATATCCTACTTCTATCAAAATCGACGGTACTGTATTATATTTTAACACAAAAAAATTAGCTTTCTTAAGACCGCGTCCCAACACATGACCACTACGTAGGATATCATCATAAACATAGTGAGCAAGCCACTCAGATTGTTTGCGCGTACTGTCACGAACAAGATCTGCTAAAATCGAATACAAAGTATCAGTTTGCCGGATATCTTCTACCGTAAAACCAGCATTTTCAAGACGTTCCACTTCCAAAGCTTCAGGATCACTAGCTTTATCAGATAATGTATATATTTCCAGTCCTTCTACTTTTTTATTAAACGCAATATTTCCATGCACAGAAACAAAAAGAATATTCTTTTTGGTGGACCAGCGCGCAGTTTTGGAAACTCGTTCTTCCAAAGAAACAAAATTATCAGACTTTCTTGTTACATAAATCGATAAATCTTTATTGTTCGAACGAAATAATGCATGTGTTTTTTTAACCAGCGTCAATACCAGTCTCTTTTCCTCAATAGCATTTGCTATGCCGCCAGGGTCTTTCCCACCATGCCCAGCATCCAAAACAATAGCATCAATAGGTACAAAAGTGGGCTTGTTCTGAGGATATGTAGGAGGTTTTGGTGCTTTTTGCGTAGGAACTAATGTTTGGCGTTTTGAAGTATCTATTTGATCTTTATTTTTAAGATATTCTTCTACCATTTGCTCACGTCCGGAACCTTTGATTTCAGAATATTGAGGCTCTTCTCGAACCTGATTAGTAATTTGTTCAGGAGTAACAAATGATTCTTGGATTGTCTTAGGTGGCACTGTATTAGTTTGAGGAGGTACTTGATGCTGATTTGTCGATTTTTTCGGCACAACAACAAAACTTTCCTTTACTTTTTGAGAAAAAACAACATTTTGAAAACTAAGTAACATCAAAATAATAAAATAAAATCTACACTGCATTAACTTCCCTTCAAATTTCATCCACTGGTTGATCTTCCGATGGAAAATTATCATTTTTCGTATTATATTCTGCCTGTGTGTCTTCCTGAGGTATTAAGTCATCAACTTTGAGTTGATCAATAGATTTTTGCCAAGAAGGCATTAATGCTAATCCATATGCCACCAAATCCTCTCGTACTGTATGAGCCAAACGAATATACGGGCTCACACTATACGCACGACCTCCTGTTAGCACTAAATTTATATCTCCTTCAAGAGCTGCATCTCGTTTCATTCGGCTGAAAAGTGATTCTACCATGACAGCATGACCCATAAAAATTCCGCTCGACAAAGCTTGTTCTAGCGTAGTACCCAATAATTTCTCCGGGGTTGGCAATTGAGACATAGAAAGAAGATGCGGAGCACGTAACAACAGTCCATTATAACTAGCATCAAGCCCTGGTGCAACAATACCACTAAAAAATATTTCCGCATTTGTAATTAAATCTATGGTTGTTGCAGTGCCTAAGCTAGCTAAAAAATTAGATCCACCATACATTTTATACAGACTGTACGCAGCTAATAAACGATCAGACCCAACTGATCCTGAAACAAAAGTTGTATCAATTGGAACCATAGCATCAAAAACAAAAGGCGAATCCGCAGGCAGATAAAATAAATCCGTATTAAATTTACAATGAGGGTTAAAAGATTGGGGGCTATCATAACCTAAAAAAACTCTAAGTGCTAAAAAAATTTTCCAACTAACACATGAAATCCTTTTTTCTGCAATAGCAAAACCAGGATTTAATGTAACAAGGTCATCCAAAAAATATTTCCAACGCTCCGGTTCAAATAAATCTGGTGAAGGCCGAGACTTTCGAGCAATAATATTATTATCATTATCAAAAAGATATGCTTTAATATTCGTATTTCCAATGTCAAAAGCAGCAATCACTGAAGTTTCTCTTTCAAAATCTTATTTGCAAGCACAGGATTTGCTTGTCCTTTTGTTGCTTTCATTAATTCTCCAACAAAAAAACCAAACAGTTTATCTTTACCGGCTTTGTACTGTTCTACTTGTTGTGGATTATTATCTAATATTTTTTGAATTAATACTTCTAATTCAACTGTATTACTCACTTGTTTTAAACCTCTTTCTTCCACCAAAACAGATGCTTTTTTCCCCGTACTTAACATGCTGTCATAAACATCTTTCGCAATTTTGCCGCTAATCGTGCCATCATGAATCAAATTCAATAATTCCGCAGTATCTGAAGGAGTAATTTTTTGAGAAAATTGAATAATATTTAATTTTTGATCATTCATTCGACTCATTGTTTCCGTCAAAATCCAATTTGCTGTCTTTTTAGGATCTTGTTGTGCTAACTGTAAAGTTTCTTCAAAATAGTCTGCTAATTTTGGGTCATCTACTAAAGTATTACAATCATTCAGAGGAAGCGAAAACTGTTCCAAGTAACGCGACCGTTTTTCAAATGGTGATTCCGGGATCGATTTTTTCCAATTATCAATCTTTTCCTGGGAAAGTATAACATCAACAAGATCCGGTTCCGGAAAATAACGGTAATCTGCTGCTGTAGCTTTTGATCTCATGCTAAATGTTTGATTTTTATTCGCATCAAACAACCTGGTTTCTTGTTCGACCGTGCCTCCCGACTCTAAAAGTGCAATTTGACGCTCAATCTCGTAATCAATCGCTTTACGAATGCCATTAAAAGAATTAAGATTTTTAATTTCTACTTTTGTCCCAAACTCAGAAGCACCAACTTTTCTAACTGACACATTAGCATCACAACGTAAAGAACCTTCTTCCAAATTAACATCACTAACATCCACATATCTCATTAAGGTGCGAAGCTCGCGTAGATAAGTATATGCTTCCTCAGAACTACGCATATCTGGTTCTGAAACAATTTCCAATAAAGGAGTTCCAGCACGATTTAAGTCAACTCGGCTAAAATTTTCATGCTCATTATGTATCAACTTACCGGCATCCTCCTCAAGATGCATGTGATGTATCATAATTTTACGTTTTGTCCCATCACTTAAATGTACCGGAATATATCCTCCAGTGGCAATAGGGAAATAATTTTGAGTAATTTGATAGCCTTTTGGCAAATCAGGATAAAAATAATTTTTTCTATCAAAGCGCGATAATAAATTAATACCAGAATTAAGTGCTAATCCTGCTAAGACCGCTTTCTCAACAGCTGCTTCATTTAAAACAGGTAAAGCACCTGGATAACCAAGGCATACAGGACATACAGCAGTATTAGGAGTCAGTCCAAAACTCAAAGGGCAAGTACAAAATATTTTTGTTTGAGTATTTAGCTGCACATGCACTTCCAATCCTATTACTGGTTCATAACTCATAAAGCCTCCAAAAACAAGAGAATATTAATACATTATATAATATTTTTAAATTAAACTGAAATTTTAGAAAGATAAAAAAATTCCCCGAAAACGGGGACATATATTATAAAAAGAAAGAATATTATTCTGATTCTACTAGTTCAATTACAGCCATTTCTGCTCCATCTGCCGGACGAAAACCAAGTTTAGAAATACGCAAATAACCGCCTTGTTTATTTTGAAAACGGGGGGCTATATCATCAAATAATTTAACCATAATTGTTCTATCATAGATTTTTTTAAGAACAAGTCTTTTATTATGAAGACTATTTGTTTTTGCTTTTGTAATTAGCTTTTCTGCAAAAGGACGCAGTGCTTTTGCTTTTGTTAAAGTTGTTTTCACACTTTCATATTTGAATAATGATTGCGCTAAGTTACGAAAAAGAGCATTACGCATGCTTCGAGATTTACTTAATTTTGCAATTTTCTTTCCATGACGCATTTAAAACTCCTTAAGTTTATACAATATCATTTATTCACCCTTAATTTTAAGATTATAGAGTGCTAATTTTTCGTTAATCTCTGTAAGAGATTTTTTTCCGAAATTTTTAATTTTCATTAATTCATCTTTATCATAATTAAGTAATTCTCCAATAGTAGCAATATTTTCACTTTGTAAACAATTTAAAGAACGTACTGATAAATCCAAGCTTTCTACAGAACGCTGTAAAATTTCATCCTCTGGAGAAATACTCTCTGGCACCCCTGGAACAACCAATTCTTCGATAGGCTCAAAGTTCATAAACATAGAAAAATAACTTTTTAAAATAAAAGAAGCATCAGCTATTGCATCTGCTGGATCAATAACACCACAGGTCCATATTTCTAAAACAATTTTTTCACAATCTGTTTTTTCTCCAACTCGAAATTCTTCAATTAAAAAATTAACTCTATCAATAGGAGAAAAAATAGCATCAATAGGAATAACCGATATTTCATCAATTTTTGAAAGAGCATCCTCTGCAGAGCGGTACCCTCGCCCAAATTCTACTTCTAAATCCATTATCAAATGCGCATCTTCTCCTAAAGTGGCAATAACTAAGCCAGGATTCGCTATCTCTACAGTAGAATCAACTTTTAAATCACCTGCTGTTAAAATACCAGGACCATGTTTTTCTAGATGAATTCTTTTATAATTACTATTATCATTAAGATATATCGCTACTTTCTTCAAAGCTAAAACAATATCTGTAACATCTTCCTTTACATATTTAACAGCATCAAACTCATGATTCACTCCTTCAATTTTTAAAGATGTTAAAGCATAACCTGGAATGGCACTTAACAATATACGACGCAAG
This region includes:
- a CDS encoding GerMN domain-containing protein, producing the protein MNIFKKIAAKLKFLLYRFKKESFFVFIGFVLFTVIRLVFIVAATNTFYYQNKNNSKFLHERRRIKPLQFESPLQALVRLYISGGLNYDAKIPFSSESQILGIYHDSQMKNLVLDWNSFFVRDLQNDNIDTDMKLLFKTLKENTSVEMVYFLVEGGLNGLYWNDMLLDKGINLKNKF
- a CDS encoding N-acetylmuramoyl-L-alanine amidase family protein, with amino-acid sequence MQCRFYFIILMLLSFQNVVFSQKVKESFVVVPKKSTNQHQVPPQTNTVPPKTIQESFVTPEQITNQVREEPQYSEIKGSGREQMVEEYLKNKDQIDTSKRQTLVPTQKAPKPPTYPQNKPTFVPIDAIVLDAGHGGKDPGGIANAIEEKRLVLTLVKKTHALFRSNNKDLSIYVTRKSDNFVSLEERVSKTARWSTKKNILFVSVHGNIAFNKKVEGLEIYTLSDKASDPEALEVERLENAGFTVEDIRQTDTLYSILADLVRDSTRKQSEWLAHYVYDDILRSGHVLGRGLKKANFFVLKYNTVPSILIEVGYMSSPSESLKLKSEDYQNNLAEGIFRGVSRFIEEYNKTEGFTR
- the rplQ gene encoding 50S ribosomal protein L17; this translates as MRHGKKIAKLSKSRSMRNALFRNLAQSLFKYESVKTTLTKAKALRPFAEKLITKAKTNSLHNKRLVLKKIYDRTIMVKLFDDIAPRFQNKQGGYLRISKLGFRPADGAEMAVIELVESE
- the gatB gene encoding Asp-tRNA(Asn)/Glu-tRNA(Gln) amidotransferase subunit GatB: MSYEPVIGLEVHVQLNTQTKIFCTCPLSFGLTPNTAVCPVCLGYPGALPVLNEAAVEKAVLAGLALNSGINLLSRFDRKNYFYPDLPKGYQITQNYFPIATGGYIPVHLSDGTKRKIMIHHMHLEEDAGKLIHNEHENFSRVDLNRAGTPLLEIVSEPDMRSSEEAYTYLRELRTLMRYVDVSDVNLEEGSLRCDANVSVRKVGASEFGTKVEIKNLNSFNGIRKAIDYEIERQIALLESGGTVEQETRLFDANKNQTFSMRSKATAADYRYFPEPDLVDVILSQEKIDNWKKSIPESPFEKRSRYLEQFSLPLNDCNTLVDDPKLADYFEETLQLAQQDPKKTANWILTETMSRMNDQKLNIIQFSQKITPSDTAELLNLIHDGTISGKIAKDVYDSMLSTGKKASVLVEERGLKQVSNTVELEVLIQKILDNNPQQVEQYKAGKDKLFGFFVGELMKATKGQANPVLANKILKEKLQ
- a CDS encoding type III pantothenate kinase encodes the protein MIAAFDIGNTNIKAYLFDNDNNIIARKSRPSPDLFEPERWKYFLDDLVTLNPGFAIAEKRISCVSWKIFLALRVFLGYDSPQSFNPHCKFNTDLFYLPADSPFVFDAMVPIDTTFVSGSVGSDRLLAAYSLYKMYGGSNFLASLGTATTIDLITNAEIFFSGIVAPGLDASYNGLLLRAPHLLSMSQLPTPEKLLGTTLEQALSSGIFMGHAVMVESLFSRMKRDAALEGDINLVLTGGRAYSVSPYIRLAHTVREDLVAYGLALMPSWQKSIDQLKVDDLIPQEDTQAEYNTKNDNFPSEDQPVDEI
- a CDS encoding DNA-directed RNA polymerase subunit alpha: MAHRELLKELILPYELKYEQNTYENRYGKFYIYPFDKGVGVTIANSLRRILLSAIPGYALTSLKIEGVNHEFDAVKYVKEDVTDIVLALKKVAIYLNDNSNYKRIHLEKHGPGILTAGDLKVDSTVEIANPGLVIATLGEDAHLIMDLEVEFGRGYRSAEDALSKIDEISVIPIDAIFSPIDRVNFLIEEFRVGEKTDCEKIVLEIWTCGVIDPADAIADASFILKSYFSMFMNFEPIEELVVPGVPESISPEDEILQRSVESLDLSVRSLNCLQSENIATIGELLNYDKDELMKIKNFGKKSLTEINEKLALYNLKIKGE
- a CDS encoding flagellar filament outer layer protein FlaA is translated as MRQVKIVISFMLALGVFVPINAIESTLIDFTTYNDNIRQVMEKDQEVYEQIVAEKPELDIRNGGWPDFKFEADDWNLENWRVVLNASSKTVENDKDSLTKNTPSKQYGNVLGIRLNFHPWKNAFWATVTKPFYFSPTYTDGKFVSQDDNNKDNGLAIGLLVNVGQIRSVQSWMYGLNFKYNAGIRVRNEFNQLIEFGMGSLYYEGWRRLGWHNPYYLEDVNDWTPTKNPLYPYSLPYVKFDSLAFYKPEGQDSQYFITYVKDVTMDYDYAVYREDADIDDEAIWHIISTEAINKRVSISQKLAEELLLRRNLLKLKQVSEDATTNQQQQAAGN